The Nitratidesulfovibrio sp. DNA segment TGCGAGATATGCGAAGTGATGACCGAGGACCAGCTGCGCCGCATGGGTGAGAAGGTCGTGGTTTTCCTGACCTCCGACGTCATCGGCGCGGGCGACGATGCCTTGGGCGCCCGGCTGATGCAGAACTTCCTGGCCACCCTGCCCGAACTGGGCGCGGAGCTGTGGCGCGTGGTCATGCTGAACGGCGCGGTGCGCCTTTCCGCCGCCGACAGCCCCGCCCTGCCCCACCTGAAGAGGCTGGAAGCTGCCGGGGCCACCGTGCTGGTCTGCGGCACCTGCCTTGACCATTTCGGGCTTCTGGAGCAAAAGGCCGTGGGCCAGACCACCAACATGCTCGATGTGGTCACCAGCCTGCAACTCGCCACCAAGATCATCCGGCCGTAAGCGGTCGGGTCGTGCGCCCGGCCCGGAGCA contains these protein-coding regions:
- the yedF gene encoding sulfurtransferase-like selenium metabolism protein YedF; amino-acid sequence: MPEIELNCQNLPCPQPVLRCKRCLDEQSPASLVVVVDNQAARENVTRFLSSQGYAVQAEAVSPDAGDGLWRLRGVKGDAPASASHSPDDCEICEVMTEDQLRRMGEKVVVFLTSDVIGAGDDALGARLMQNFLATLPELGAELWRVVMLNGAVRLSAADSPALPHLKRLEAAGATVLVCGTCLDHFGLLEQKAVGQTTNMLDVVTSLQLATKIIRP